A window of Drosophila subobscura isolate 14011-0131.10 chromosome E, UCBerk_Dsub_1.0, whole genome shotgun sequence contains these coding sequences:
- the LOC117891701 gene encoding phosphatidylinositol N-acetylglucosaminyltransferase subunit A: protein MRICMVSDFFYPSIGGVEEHVYNLSQMLLSLGHKIVVLTHAYGDCSGIRYVTHGLKVYYLPIKVCYNQCILPTAVCNVPMLRAVLLRERVEVVHGHSAFSALAHEALMVGSLLGLKTVFTDHSLFGFADLSAALTNNLLEVNLSMVNHAICVSHIGKENTVLRARVAKHRVSVIPNAVDTALFTPDVSQRPSNETINIVVASRLVYRKGIDLLAGVIPRFKNTHNVNFIIVGDGPKRDLLEEIREKTNMQDRVEILGAVEHVKVRDVLVRGHIFLNTSLTEAYCMAIVEAASCGLQVVSTSVGGIPEVLPKSLILLAEPDIDAIHSAILVAIDRHQKSISSMMRTPAPNGHIPFETDRRGKRRQRKPNPSTPDSVSFSTPADESSQIEPVLCPYKCNELVETLYNWEDVALRTVRVYDRVLQERAFTTSELVYAVYQHGSWFLVFFVVAHFLVRLLDLWRPRSRVEVAQDVSRQPS, encoded by the exons ATGCGCATCTGCATGGTGTCGGACTTCTTCTATCCGAGCATCGGAGGGGTCGAGGAGCATGTATACAATCTCTCACAAATGCTGCTTAGCCTGGGTCACAAG ATCGTTGTGCTGACCCATGCCTATGGAGATTGCAGTGGCATCCGCTATGTCACGCACGGTCTCAAGGTCTACTATCTTCCCATTAAAGTCTGCTACAATCAGTGTATCCTGCCAACTGCCGTCTGCAATGTGCCCATGTTGCGGGCCGTTCTCCTCCGGGAACGTGTGGAGGTCGTGCACGGCCACTCGGCCTTCAGTGCCTTAGCCCATGAAGCTCTCATGGTGGGCTCTCTGCTTGGTCTCAAA aCTGTATTTACGGATCACAgcctttttggctttgctgaCCTATCGGCAGCCCTTACCAACAATCTGCTGGAAGTCAATTTGAGCATGGTGAATCATGCCATCTGTGTGTCGCACATTGGCAAAGAGAACACAGTGCTTCGGGCACGTGTGGCCAAACATCGGGTTTCCGTGATACCAAATGCTGTAGACACCGCCCTGTTCACGCCAGATGTCAGCCAACGACCCAGCAACGAGACAA TCAACATTGTGGTGGCCTCTCGGCTGGTCTACCGCAAGGGCATCGATCTGCTCGCCGGTGTGATTCCTCGCttcaagaacacacacaatgtCAACTTCATAATAGTGGGTGATGGACCAAAACGAGATTTGCTGGAGGAGATACGCGAAAAGACCAATATGCAGGATCGAGTAGAAATCTTGGGCGCTGTGGAGCACGTCAAAGTACGAGACGTGCTCGTCCGCGGCCATATCTTTTTGAATACCTCGCTAACGGAGGCATATTGCATGGCCATAGTGGAGGCTGCCTCTTGCGGTCTCCAAGTGGTCTCCACCAGCGTTGGTGGCATTCCCGAGGTGCTTCCAAAAAGCTTAATACTGCTGGCAGAGCCGGATATCGATGCCATTCACTCTGCCATTTTAGTAGCCATAGATAGACATCAAAAGAGTATATCGAGTATGATGAGAACTCCTGCCCCTAATGGACACATTCCTTTTGAGACTGATAGACGGGGAAAGCGAAGACAACGAAAACCAAATCCCTCAACTCCTGATTCGGTAAGTTTCTCCACTCCTGCGGATGAGAGTAGCCAAATAGAGCCTGTGCTCTGCCCGTACAAATGCAACGAGCTGGTGGAGACTCTCTACAACTGGGAGGATGTTGCTCTTCGGACAGTCAGGGTCTACGATCGAGTGCTTCAGGAGCGAGCCTTCACCACCAGCGAGCTGGTGTACGCAGTGTATCAGCATGGTTCCTGGTTTCTGGTCTTTTTCGTAGTGGCCCATTTTTTGGTCCGACTGCTAGACCTTTGGCGTCCCCGCAGTCGCGTGGAGGTAGCTCAAGATGTGTCACGTCAGCCCAGCTAG
- the LOC117892749 gene encoding uncharacterized protein LOC117892749, which produces MWTVLSTLLLIWAIVIASESAVDFIRSMAKESSLELVILRLDHCPYAWLPELYASNTLSVMLQSDSTAQPRHEEFSRALHVVCLPGNGLHEEELLLQALATSLEDRRSEKCLLYLANRLANPSAMDQMLRRCYELKMLNVVGLIAADEQRFYYRYHPYPEFRVERRTLQASPIFEEQFPNMQGEPLIVMPDQWHPRSVVYVDRRTGKKVLAGSVGRFARTLVWKLNATLQYAQTVIPGRFLNANTLRDLVKRLSIDLPLSVSQISDVQQMPHSSYPFELTHICLMIPVANEIPVRDIYRHLSSVGNVCIALVIVYAYGLVLTCQRRLHDREVYFVDFLLNDRALRGVLGQSFQLTNQESGSTSKWIYLMLGIVGLNISCIFGAALETMLAHPPRQFQPRSIADVRRARLPLVVMEENLDPVADLQLPVLTVNASEYIRLRDEGNTSYVYLTSRLHWTLFENQQMHFSRELFIYSKDACLWSLALLTFELPKHSWFEAPINKLILEARASGIYQYWVGMHHYDMSVAGVASLRDLSLQQIPRKTHETGSALRLIDLQWIWLAYGVLTLLAVLLFILEIAWQQFQALALCSDLVYC; this is translated from the coding sequence ATGTGGACTGTCCTGAGCACCTTGCTACTTATTTGGGCAATCGTCATCGCCTCGGAATCCGCTGTGGACTTTATCAGGAGCATGGCCAAGGAGTCTTCGCTGGAGTTGGTGATACTCCGCCTTGATCACTGTCCATATGCCTGGCTGCCTGAACTATACGCATCGAATACCCTTTCAGTGATGCTGCAGTCAGACAGCACAGCTCAGCCGCGGCATGAGGAGTTTTCCCGTGCACTGCACGTTGTGTGCCTACCCGGGAATGGGCTgcacgaggaggagctgctgctgcaagcaCTTGCAACTTCGCTGGAGGATAGACGCAGCGAGAAATGTCTTCTATATCTAGCGAATAGACTTGCCAATCCCTCTGCAATGGACCAAATGCTGCGACGTTGCTACGAACTGAAAATGCTGAACGTCGTTGGACTGATTGCCGCCGATGAGCAGCGCTTCTACTACCGCTACCATCCCTATCCCGAGTTCAGGGTAGAGCGGCGCACCCTGCAAGCGTCGCCCATCTTCGAGGAGCAATTCCCCAATATGCAGGGAGAGCCGCTGATTGTAATGCCAGACCAATGGCATCCACGCTCCGTTGTCTATGTGGACAGACGTACGGGGAAAAAGGTTCTGGCCGGATCGGTTGGTCGATTTGCTCGCACGTTGGTCTGGAAACTGAACGCCACCCTGCAGTATGCCCAGACTGTCATTCCGGGACGCTTTCTCAATGCGAATACTCTGCGAGATCTGGTCAAGCGGCTGTCCATCGATCTGCCGCTAAGCGTGTCCCAGATTAGCGACGTGCAGCAAATGCCTCACTCTAGTTATCCATTTGAGTTGACGCACATTTGCCTGATGATTCCCGTGGCAAACGAGATTCCAGTGCGGGACATCTACCGGCACCTGAGCAGTGTTGGAAACGTATGCATTGCTCTGGTCATTGTGTACGCCTATGGTCTGGTGCTCACCTGCCAAAGACGTCTGCATGATCGCGAAGTTTACTTTGTGGACTTTCTGCTGAATGACAGAGCTCTGCGCGGTGTCTTGGGACAGTCCTTTCAGTTGACTAACCAAGAGAGTGGCTCCACCAGCAAGTGGATCTACCTTATGCTGGGCATTGTCGGCCTCAACATCAGCTGCATCTTTGGAGCGGCTCTGGAAACGATGCTGGCCCACCCACCGAGGCAATTCCAGCCACGCAGCATCGCTGATGTCAGGCGTGCACGTCTGCCTCTTGTCGTTATGGAAGAAAATCTGGATCCTGTGGCGGATCTACAGCTACCAGTGCTGACCGTTAATGCCAGCGAGTACATACGGCTACGGGATGAGGGGAACACCAGCTACGTCTACCTGACCTCGCGCCTACACTGGACCCTGTTCGAGAACCAGCAAATGCACTTTTCACGAGAACTTTTCATCTACTCCAAGGACGCCTGCCTGTGGTCGCTGGCTCTGCTAACCTTCGAGCTGCCCAAGCACTCCTGGTTTGAGGCGCCCATCAACAAACTCATTCTGGAGGCGAGGGCCAGCGGAATCTATCAATATTGGGTGGGCATGCATCACTACGACATGTCTGTCGCTGGAGTCGCCAGCCTGCGTGATCTCAGCTTGCAACAGATTCCACGTAAGACTCATGAAACTGGCAGTGCCCTGCGCCTCATTGATTTGCAATGGATTTGGCTGGCATATGGAGTGCTGACTCTGCTGGCAGTGCTGCTGTTTATCCTCGAGATTGCTTGGCAGCAGTTTCAGGCGCTCGCTTTGTGTTCGGATTTAGTTTATTGTTGA
- the LOC117891696 gene encoding larval serum protein 2, whose translation MKSFTALAVLSVALLALGGHAKHIESKVADKDFLGKQKFVFDMMQHIYQDDVFVTEYPASYADYKPWAHVGDYNHPELLEHFFELWQHHPFHDDQVFSVMYERHEEYAIGLVRLFYFAKNWETFQHAVFWARQHVNKQLFVYAFTVVTIARDDMQGIILPAQYEIHPWSFFGAQTLEMAEHYKMHGFHHVKKMDNIYNVVLKSNYSNHYSNLNYDHEVAYFLEDVGFNSFYYYYNLDYPFWTKGSEHHVLNKDRRGELYLYTHWQLLARWYLERLSNDLGEVPTFNMYEPVATGYYSGLRSYNGVHDWHRDNHHNFYHDDNIEHIQDVELYTQRLMDWIHKNEKFDVEVINQLGNIIQGNADSIDKKFYGSLDKEYRHIVNGGHQVGKHYESYPGHFMHYETSLRDPLFYEVYKNLVGHYWHLMETFPEYKKHDYEFEGVKIDAVHMPESLTTYFEYFDSDISNAVNVEPVVEDSHDNLYSFGRNSHYNGVSYVIKARQHRLNHKPFEFTLDVSADKAQDAIVKVFIGPKHDEYGHIIPLEHNYQNFFELDHFKVHLDAGVTHIKRNSGDFFIWVNDRTTYLELYQKLMDASVSDYKFKLDQSEAHCGVPNRMMLPKGKKGGQVYQFFYMVYPFHETEVAQYTGYDPIISCGIGHGSRYVDALPFGFPFNRPIKHDYYFDVHNFKFFDVKIFHRDENTNVA comes from the coding sequence ATGAAGTCGTTCACGGCACTCGCAGTTCTTTCGGTGGCACTGCTGGCCCTTGGCGGCCATGCCAAGCACATTGAGTCGAAGGTGGCCGACAAGGACTTCCTGGGCAAGCAAAAGTTTGTCTTCGATATGATGCAGCACATCTACCAGGACGATGTGTTCGTCACCGAATACCCAGCCTCCTACGCCGATTACAAGCCATGGGCCCATGTGGGTGACTACAATCACCCCGAGTTGCTGGAGCACTTCTTCGAGCTGTGGCAGCACCATCCCTTCCACGACGATCAGGTGTTTTCCGTGATGTATGAGCGCCATGAGGAGTACGCCATCGGTCTGGTGCGCCTCTTCTACTTTGCCAAGAACTGGGAGACCTTCCAGCACGCCGTCTTCTGGGCCCGCCAGCACGTGAACAAGCAGCTGTTTGTGTACGCCTTCACCGTCGTCACCATTGCCCGCGACGACATGCAGGGCATCATCCTGCCGGCCCAATACGAGATCCACCCCTGGAGCTTCTTCGGCGCCCAGACCCTGGAGATGGCCGAGCACTACAAGATGCACGGCTTCCACCACGTGAAGAAGATGGACAACATCTACAACGTGGTGCTCAAGTCGAACTACTCGAACCACTACAGCAACCTGAACTACGACCACGAGGTGGCCTACTTCCTGGAGGATGTTGGCTTCAACAGCTTCTACTACTACTACAACCTGGACTATCCCTTCTGGACCAAGGGCTCGGAGCACCATGTGCTGAACAAGGACCGTCGCGGAGAGCTCTACCTGTACACCCACTGGCAGCTGCTCGCCCGCTGGTATCTGGAGCGTCTGTCCAACGACTTGGGCGAGGTGCCCACCTTCAACATGTACGAACCGGTCGCCACCGGCTACTACAGCGGCCTGCGCAGCTACAACGGCGTGCACGACTGGCATCGcgacaaccaccacaacttcTACCATGATGACAACATCGAGCACATCCAGGATGTGGAGCTCTACACGCAGCGCCTGATGGACTGGATCCACAAGAACGAGAAGTTCGATGTGGAGGTGATCAACCAGCTGGGAAATATCATTCAGGGCAATGCCGACAGCATCGACAAGAAGTTCTACGGCAGCCTGGACAAGGAGTACCGTCACATCGTGAACGGTGGACACCAAGTCGGCAAGCACTACGAGAGCTACCCCGGCCACTTCATGCACTACGAGACGTCGCTGCGCGACCCTCTGTTCTACGAGGTCTACAAGAACCTGGTCGGACACTACTGGCATTTGATGGAGACCTTCCCCGAGTACAAGAAGCACGACTACGAGTTCGAGGGCGTCAAGATCGATGCCGTTCACATGCCCGAGAGCCTGACCACCTACTTCGAGTACTTCGATTCGGACATCAGCAACGCCGTGAATGTTGAGCCCGTTGTGGAGGATAGCCACGACAACCTGTACTCCTTCGGCCGCAACTCGCACTACAACGGTGTGAGCTATGTGATCAAGGCTCGTCAGCATCGCCTGAACCACAAGCCCTTCGAGTTCACCCTGGACGTCAGCGCCGACAAGGCTCAGGATGCCATTGTGAAGGTGTTCATCGGCCCCAAGCACGACGAGTACGGACACATCATCCCACTGGAGCACAACTACCAGAACTTCTTCGAGCTGGATCACTTCAAGGTGCATCTGGATGCCGGCGTCACGCACATCAAGCGCAACAGCGGCGACTTCTTCATCTGGGTCAACGATCGCACCACCTACCTGGAGCTGTACCAGAAGCTGATGGACGCCTCCGTCAGCGACTACAAGTTCAAGCTGGATCAGTCTGAGGCCCACTGCGGTGTGCCCAACCGCATGATGCTGCCCAAGGGCAAGAAGGGTGGCCAGGTCTACCAGTTCTTCTACATGGTCTATCCCTTCCATGAGACGGAAGTGGCCCAGTACACCGGCTACGATCCCATCATCAGCTGCGGCATCGGTCACGGCTCCCGCTACGTGGATGCCCTGCCCTTCGGCTTCCCCTTCAACCGCCCGATCAAGCACGACTACTACTTCGATGTGCACAACTTCAAGTTCTTCGATGTGAAAATCTTCCACCGTGACGAGAACACCAATGTGGCCTAG
- the LOC117890223 gene encoding WD repeat-containing protein 5: MMSAENETYGASCVLPDSGDAAATAPTSAAADHQGNDDNAFKMPMPPGSAAKHKHPSYCLKGEVPGHKSSVASLKFSANGDYLVSASADRSLKLWDVRSFQYMQTLGGTSEGHTNGINEVVCSLDGKLIGSASDDKTLKLWDPNSNSCVKTLQEHESNVFCCCFNPQSNLIASASFDGAVHLWDLRTGKPLKAVRAHGDPTTSVDFNRNGSHFITSSHDGFVRMWETGTLHLVKTLITDDDNPVVGHAKYSPNGKYILTSSFDSTHKLWNYEKSKVLRRYTGHHNESYCLNANFSVTSGMWIVSGSEDKSLCIWSLQTSELVQKISTNGDLVICTDCHPKENIIATGSLLKPFTIKAWKTCD; encoded by the coding sequence ATGATGTCGGCAGAAAACGAAACTTATGGAGCTAGTTGTGTGCTACCGGATAGTGGTGATGCTGCCGCTACTGCTCCTACTTCTGCGGCTGCTGACCATCAGGGCAATGATGATAACGCTTTCAAGATGCCAATGCCGCCAGGCAGTGCTGCCAAGCATAAGCATCCCAGCTACTGCCTCAAGGGCGAGGTGCCTGGCCACAAGAGCAGCGTTGCATCGCTGAAATTCAGCGCGAATGGCGACTATTTGGTGAGCGCCTCCGCGGACCGTTCGCTCAAATTGTGGGACGTGCGATCGTTCCAATACATGCAGACACTGGGAGGAACTTCGGAGGGACATACGAATGGCATCAACGAGGTGGTGTGTTCGCTGGATGGCAAACTCATTGGCAGTGCCAGCGATGACAAAACGTTGAAGCTCTGGGACCCGAATAGCAATAGTTGCGTCAAGACCTTGCAGGAACATGAGAGCAAtgtgttctgctgctgcttcaatcCGCAGTCCAATCTCATTGCATCGGCCAGTTTCGACGGTGCGGTGCACTTGTGGGATCTGCGCACTGGCAAGCCCCTCAAGGCAGTGCGCGCACATGGCGATCCCACTACATCTGTGGACTTTAACCGCAACGGCAGCCACTTCATTACGAGCAGCCACGATGGATTCGTGCGAATGTGGGAAACCGGCACTCTGCACCTCGTGAAGACGCTGATAACTGACGACGACAACCCCGTGGTGGGCCACGCCAAGTACTCTCCCAATGGCAAATACATACTCACATCCAGCTTTGACAGCACCCACAAATTATGGAACTACGAAAAGTCCAAGGTACTGCGCCGATACACTGGACACCACAACGAGTCCTACTGCCTGAATGCCAACTTTTCCGTTACGTCCGGCATGTGGATTGTGTCGGGCAGCGAGGACAAATCGCTGTGCATTTGGAGTCTGCAAACCAGTGAGCTGGTCCAGAAGATTAGCACAAACGGCGACTTGGTCATCTGCACCGACTGCCATCCAAAGGAGAACATCATTGCCACTGGTTCCCTGCTGAAGCCCTTCACCATCAAAGCATGGAAGACCTGTGATTAG
- the LOC117891693 gene encoding syndetin, whose amino-acid sequence MQNSKAKMDEFKSKFMDLLHKQTNRQMKIPAMGFSDYFIQTVTADASPNDEVDATDEAAAGTSNAQRSDQEILESIEECYYSPDSNPQLYELKKVLSDGIDNELIEVTIAQLRTQQKVLTKQVLQNILEQRNACSSEFSAINDTQKKLEESLWTCQKARSYLNFARTNLTTTSLEILASYRKREVLKEVLDTLMAIRKLRTTDVELQKLLADHNYSAAIALLLQCKSSAEAYMQYNCVQSLYKKLQETMLLMEFQLDTVLNEMVLNFDTRKYAKLQEAYKLANKSLMAMDQLHINYISAIHSSVNAVLRGYSDPNQDDQIKLLYEQLCEQLNSEKLIPCLISLCKTFWTILASYYQVVMWHNNYKLYGHEEADSPDIYIQQKLKKGQSRLWNDILTKVCLFLQSAKLTALKYDQFIQVMSIVQRLKKVGVEFCGEQSEKLIEIMQQQSEEFFRRYHICCVEEICLFLDNESWTPVDSFAHILQLPEFRSVRHTLRRHKSPTTALLASSNNSPISNNNCDELVSVHSQDGGSSIYGSYGYFLRFSEKSSPFDGGLDAAMLEEDILSGIVDEASCYFSEESDDEQKSLQSKEFDDASNQLLVNNTALNVLRCLGRYLQMCKLLHCISPRIVACMLELIDFYVYAVHEFFGKDALVATENMYTPRLERRLRAVEANVLPQIKLWPLNFSSLANNELANPDTLYGLPQRIVAVEAGRSMFQQFHILQHYLNHLLPVAERPLLVGYLEYSEYMLDLAKPVYTCVTSRVIDLTAILAQMAKVKWDVNHVIHQHSSYSDVLNRNIQSFAMCLEETAKEVTVPSKHVWNSMAHVATHLLVEGFSNVKKCSAGGRALMQLDFANFMSFLELISNQKYPQHRSYVDVFIKTYYFSPEQFEQWIEQQRHEDDYSVKQLSNLIQCICASDKRTRQRLLQLLDGSAMGNGGTPTTTPQKNNSSSGSNLSSVI is encoded by the exons ATGCAGAACTCCAAGGCCAAAATGGACGAATTTAAGTCGAAATTCATGGACCTGCTGCACAAACAG ACAAATCGACAAATGAAAATTCCTGCCATGGGCTTCTCGGACTACTTCATCCAAACGGTAACAGCCGATGCCTCCCCCAACGATGAAGTGGACGCCACCGACGAAGCCGCGGCGGGAACATCGAACGCACAAAGATCGGATCAGGAAATCCTCGAGAGCATTGAAGAATGCTACTACAGCCCTGACAGCAATCCGCAGCTATATGAACTCAAG AAAGTTCTTAGCGACGGCATCGACAATGAGCTTATCGAGGTCACCATTGCACAATTGCGCACACAGCAAAAGGTATTGACCAAGCAGGTGCTGCAGAACATATTGGAGCAGCGCAATGCCTGTAGCAGTGAGTTTTCCGCCATCAACGACACGCAAAAGAAACTGGAGGAGTCGCTCTGGACGTGTCAGAAGGCGAGATCCTACCTGAATTTCGCTCGCACAAACCTCACCACGACCAGTCTGGAGATACTCGCCAGTTACCGCAAGCGGGAGGTTCTCAAAGAGGTCTTAGACACTCTGATGGCCATAAGGAAACTA CGCACAACTGACGTGGAGCTGCAGAAACTGCTGGCAGATCATAACTACAGCGCGGCgattgctctgctgctgcaatgcaAAAGCTCCGCAGAGGCCTACATGCAATACAACTGCGTGCAGTCGCTGTACAAGAAGCTGCAGGAGACCATGCTGCTCATGGAATTCCAACTGGACACGGTGCTGAATGAGATGGTGCTGAACTTTGATACGCGCAAGTACgccaagctgcaggaggcCTACAAGTTGGCCAATAAATCGCTCATGGCGATGGACCAGCTGCACATCAACTATATCTCGGCCATTCATTCCTCGGTCAATGCTGTGCTGCGTGGCTACAGCGATCCCAATCAGGACGATCAGATCAAACTCCTCTACGAGCAGTTGTGCGAGCAACTGAACTCGGAAAAGCTTATACCCTGCCTGATAAGCTTGTGCAAGACGTTCTGGACCATATTGGCCTCCTACTATCAGGTTGTTATGTGGCACAACAACTACAAGCTGTATGGCCACGAGGAGGCCGACTCTCCAGACATCTACATCCAACAGAAGCTAAAAAAGGGCCAGTCACGACTCTGGAACGATATACTGACCAAAGTTTGCCTGTTCCTGCAGAGCGCCAAGCTGACTGCGCTCAAATACGACCAGTTCATCCAAGTGATGTCCATTGTGCAGCGCCTGAAGAAGGTGGGGGTGGAGTTCTGTGGCGAGCAGTCGGAGAAACTAATTGAGATCATGCAGCAACAGAGTGAGGAGTTCTTCAGGCGGTATCACATTTGCTGCGTGGAAGAgatttgcttgtttttggaCAACGAATCCTGGACGCCAGTTGACTCTTTTGCGCACATCCTTCAACTGCCC GAATTCCGCTCGGTGCGTCACACGCTGCGTCGCCACAAGTCGCCGACAACAGCGCTGTTGGCCTCCTCGAACAATTCCCCAATTAGCAACAATAATTGCGACGAGCTGGTCTCTGTGCACTCACAGGATGGCGGCAGCTCCATCTATGGTTCCTATGGCTACTTTTTGCGCTTCTCTGAGAAAAGTTCGCCCTTTGACGGCGGCCTGGATGCGGCCATGCTTGAGGAGGATATACTCTCTGGCATTGTGGACGAGGCCTCCTGCTACTTCAGCGAGGAGAGCGACGACGAGCAGAAGAGTCTGCAGAGCAAAGAGTTTGACGATGCCAGCAA CCAACTGCTGGTGAACAACACGGCCTTGAATGTGCTGCGCTGCCTTGGACGCTACCTGCAAATGTGCAAACTGCTGCACTGCATCTCTCCCCGGATTGTGGCCTGCATGCTGGAGCTTATTGACTTTTACGTGTACGCAGTTCACGAGTTCTTTGGCAAGGATGCG CTAGTAGCCACGGAAAATATGTATACGCCACGGCTGGAGCGACGTTTGCGCGCTGTGGAGGCGAATGTTTTGCCACAGATCAAGCTCTGGCCGCTTAACTTTTCCTCGCTG gCCAACAACGAGCTGGCCAATCCCGACACTCTCTACGGCTTGCCGCAGCGCATTGTGGCCGTGGAGGCTGGACGCAGCATGTTCCAGCAATTCCATATTCTCCAGCATTACCTTAATCACCTTTTGCCCGTTGCCGAGCGGCCACTGCTGGTTGGCTATCTGGAGTACAGCGAATACATGTTGGATCTAGCAAAACCAGTTTACACCTGCGTCACCTCGCGCGTCATCGATCTGACGGCCATACTGGCGCAGATGGCCAAGGTCAAGTGGGATGTGAATCATGTGATACACCAGCATAGCAGCTACAGTGATGTGCTGAATCGG AACATTCAAAGCTTTGCCATGTGCCTGGAGGAGACGGCCAAAGAGGTGACTGTGCCCAGCAAGCACGTTTGGAATTCCATGGCCCATGTGGCCACACACCTGCTCGTGGAAGG CTTCTCCAATGTGAAGAAATGCTCGGCCGGAGGACGGGCCCTCATGCAATTGGATTTCGCCAACTTCATGTCATTCCTTGAGCTTATCTCGAATCAAAAGTATCCCCAGCATCGCTCCTATGTGGATGTGTTCATCAAAACGTATTACTTCTCACCGGAACAATTCGAGCAGTGGATCGAGCAGCAACGGCACGAGGACGACTATTCCGTCAAGCAATTGTCGAACCTGATACAGTGCATCTGTGCCAGTGACAAGCGCACACGACAaaggctgctgcagttgctggaCGGTTccgcaatgggcaatgggggAACGCCGACGACAACGCCGCAAAAGAATAACTCCAGCTCTGGCTCGAATCTGAGCAGTGTTATCTGA